TCAATACAGATGTAGTTGACATTGCAGAAGTGAGACCAGATGATTTTCTGTAATGGAATAGTTTTTGTCCACTGTCTTGGTTCTTATGTAAGAAATTATCAATTTTGACGATACTTGGGAACTATTGGCACTTAGTCTAAGACCAATGACTAAAGACATGGAGGGTAATGCAAATTTTCAATATGTGTCCCTCTACATTTTAGGCCATTTATCCTGTGTTTGTTCTCTGTTCAGTAGTTTTCTAGACAGGTCAAGCCGTGGTATGTACCTCCTTTATAGAAAATGTGCACTTTGAGTCAAAATTCTATCATTGTATTCAATTTCTTTTCCTCCAAGATTTCTCCTCTATATATTTGTTACCTAAGTTTAATGCTGGGACCATCCTGCTCCTTATGGCACAGCTGCTCACTTCCTCAATCAGCTgtgtttactttaaaaaaaatatatattttataattCAGATCTTACTAAAAGAGCCACATGGAAAAGGTTAGCAATAAATCTAATCCTAATACACTTCTTCACATGATGCATGCTTATTCCATTAAATtgctatgtatatgtgtgtgtgtgtatttttaacAGGGAACTGCAATACACTGCAGCTACATTGTGACATGTGGAGGCCTTTATTCAGACAGGCTATCCCAGAAATCGGGCTGTAGTAGTGAGCCGTGTATCGTGCCTTTTCGGGGAGATTACCTGGTGCTAAAACCAGAAAAGCACTATTTAGTCAATGGAAATATTTATCCCGTAAGTATTTGGAGTGGATGTAATAAGTTTATTTTATCTTGAGGAACTACACAAGAGAttgtatatttttttttaaaattccgatAGAATACAGATGTAATTGGGTACAGATATTTAAATATATGTTTGGGGTGGAGAAGTGAAAAGGGCAGTGTGGATAGTTTCTTTGCAATTTGCAAACTAGCCAGAAGGAGAGGTTCTGAGGCTGCAACTCCTTGGAGGCAATTTTCACAAAATAACTCAGTGTCCAACGGGCTAGAAAACGGGAGGTTTTCCCGATCGTTGGCCCTACCACTAGCCCCCATCCCCTCGATGCAGAGCTTTCCCCTTTTCCCTCCCTTCCTATCCCCTGGTCTGACTCCGTCCCAGTCTGGCTTCACCCCTGTCTGGGCATAAGCAGAGTGGGCAGACCCCTTACCCGCTCTCCTAGTATAGCATAAAACCAAGATTGAATGCAAACAGTGTTGCACGTTAAAGTAGGGCCTCCCTCATTTTACTTTTGGAGCACGCTGGTGGACGAATACTATCAAAGAGTAAAAATGGACAATCCTGATTTTCTGAAGTGACAAACGCCTCCAATCTCATATATAATACACCTTTGTCAGGTTAAAAGACTATCACGAAATTAGGAATATAATCACAAGGGAACAAAGAAATATATAACTATCCATGGAGTTTGAAAAGACCAGACAGGATTGTTGTGCAACACCAGGATCCATCCAGAATTCCACCGAAGCCTTTGCACCTCTCATATTATCATCCCGAAGGCCCGGTAAAGAGAAACCTGGGGCCCAGTGGGTAGCAAAGACCCTTCACatctgacctcctccagcccttctgAACGAGGACAAGACAACATAAGACCAGTGGTCAGAGTCTTTGATCGAGCCCAGGCTTTGAAGACTGGATATAATGTGCTCCATTGAATTCGAGATTatgaaagcatggcagccagttctcGCATTCAGCCAGGAACTCATCCCCAGCTCCCTTCAATAGACCGGTGCACGGATACTCCTTCTCTGGCCCCATCTCCCCAATCAATCAGGATATTCTACATAGCATGCAGCAGGACTTCCAAGAAATGGAGGTGAGCCCCCACCAAGGAAACTGCCCCCACGACTGGCCTCTCTTCCACTTCACACATTCTCTTTAGGATATCTCGCAGTTCACCAATAATATGTGCTAGGGAACTAAGACCGTTGTACGCAACGACTCTCTCAATGGCACCCATCATGTCGTGCCTATGGCATTACCAAAGCCTGAATCTGCTCACAAGCAAAAATGCCAGTGGAAACTGGGCCCCACCTTCCTTCTCTTTGGTAGCAAACTGGGCCCCACCCCAGTTGTCTCCGACTGCCTCAATCAAACAAGGACTTTCTTGACTTAACTCGGCTTCCCATCGCCAAAAGTTagccaggatcttccaggaacGTAGCACATATTATACACACCAAGATCAAATAATTATGGTTATGCACCAGGATAAAAAAAAGATTAAAAGATGTATAGTACCAGAGCGCTCAAAAACGCAGCTGCTCTTGTGCTTGCATCACATGACCCCTGATCAAAATTATTATTGTTTTCAATTGTAtcccctctgatgaaagcaataaaggatatttttaaacttgATTTCAAATCGGCTTTTTACAGGTTAAATTAAAGCGTTGAAATTTGAAAAACAAGGCAGTGGAGTGGGAGACATGTCATTATTTtgttgaggttctgctttttttttgttgctgtGAATTGTTTCGTAGTGATGTAAAATGTGCAACGTACCAGCACCATGAATGCCATTATATATTAAGAAAATCTATGAGAATTTCATTCTAATGTGGCAAACCAAATCTGACACTGTTAGTTAAGTGCTTTTCTTTCCATAATGGTAAACTGTAGCTAATGTATTGCTTATGAACAGGCTTGTATCACCACAATATAGTCGACCAAACTCTCATATCTAATCAACATAACCGTTTGTTTGAAATTGTGTCTTTTTTTTAGATTTGAATACTTAATTAAACAATCCGAATGAAAAGTGTTTCTTCCACAggattctttgaatatttctattaAGGTCCATTAAATTGTCTGTCTTTCTCTTTTATAGGTTCCAGATCCAAGGTTTCCTTTCCTTGGTGTGCACTTTACACCCAGAATGGATGGTAGTGTCTGGCTTGGACCCAATGCAGTTTTGGCATTTAAACGGGAAGGTTATAATGTTTATGACTTTGATCTGCGTGATTTTACAGATGCTATAAGCTATCGGTATGTAGTAGATTCCAGAGCTGAATCTCTAACACATGAATGGATTAATGCAGTATTTTAGTTTTAAAACTGTATCCTCCAACAGTGACTGAAATGTTAGATCTCCAGTTCATAAATGCAAACCATTTATTACACTTGTTCATCAGCTAATCTTTATAAAAATGGAGCATTTTTGAATGACATTTGATCTTGGaatagatcttggggttcatatatACTTCCTTCTGTAACCATTTCTGATCTGTGGTGTTACGCACATTTGTATTAAAATTTTATAAAAGAAttcaagaatccctacagtgcagagggaggccattcagcccattgagtctgcactgactctccaacagaaaatCTTACCCAGACTCAATCCCCATAATTCCAAATAtctaatacccctaacctacacatcttggaaaactaaagggcaatttaaaggAAAATCAAACGTTACTTTACAAAGAAATGAAAATGTGAGCAGCAGCCTGTACAGAGACAATAAAAACTGACCTTGCTGCATTTATAATAAAAAGTTTTATCTGGTTTGCATCCCTCATGCTCTGGTTTAGTCAAAGGCAGCGTAAAGCTGTCAGGATTGGTGGACTGTTATCTTTGATTTTTCCAATGATTtacactcccacagaatgtaaacCCAAACAAGAGTTTATTAATAAAGCGATGCGGCAATGCGGGGGTTTTAAGGAAGTGTTTTtccagccaatccacttaacctgcagctCTTTGGACTGAgaaaaaccaaagcacctggaggaaacctacgcagacacggagagaaaactcacacagtcacccaaggctggaattgaactcgggtccctggcactgagaggcagcagtgctaaccactgtgccaatcacAATTTATTCATTTTTATAAAATTCTTAGTACAATAAAGTTTGAAAGTGGATTCCTATTTGTATCTGGATCTTTAATTAATATGAGATTATCAAAAACATACATTTCTCTGTCTTATCTTTACCAGGGGGGTTCAAAAACTTGTATTGAAAAATGTGGCGTTTGGTGTAAATGAATTGTACAGAGGATTGGTTATTGCTGCCCAAGTGAAACAGCTTCAGCGATACATACCAGAACTCACTGTCAACGATGTCACCAggtgagttgcaagagtattgaAGCACATTGAATTTCCAATGTTTTCACCACCACTTCTGGTTTACTTTATTTCTGGCTGCCTTGTGTTTGTTGCCACCACCATAATGATTTGACTTTGGTGTGCGTTGCAGGGATTGGGgtggctgggagggggggaattCCATTGAGCTTCATCAGAGTAgtgtaagaggctgaggacagagAGCAGGGTGAAAGTGCAAATGACAAGCCACTGGATGCACATGGACTGAATGAACATATTCTACAAAGTGATTCCAGTCTGCACTTAGTTTCCTGAATGTACAGACTACATTGTAAACAGCACTTACAAaatagtggccggaattctccgggtgttcacaccagcaggattctctggtcccggcaGCATGGGGTCCCTgcagtgggaaatcccactgacagcggtgggaccagagccCCGCCACCAACAAACAGCATGCCGCCGTCCACAGCTGAGAAACATGTGCCTGGGAGGCTGGACAATCTCGCCCAGTGCATTGAAAAAAAGTACAAGTAAATTGCTGTTTCACCTGGAAAGTGTGTTTGAAACTACAGCATTCTTATGTGGAAAAAGACTAAGTCTAGTACTCAACTATTTTTCATCAAATTATTAAATATATTGTGATGATTGGATATTAGGGTCTGAatcctgtgatgatactgtgcctttgagTCATGTTCTTGGGCAGTATCAGCTATAGCAATTCTATGCACTCAGAGCCGTTCTGTCTACAACTGGCACAGTAACACAACTGTGTTACTGCAGCTgcataattgcttctaattggtagaatgtttgttttaatctgaactaatgctgttctgctgtttttGAGTGTTTTCCCCTGGAATTTTGCAGTCTACGGTTTATTGGGACAATTGACAGGTATGGTCATGTGATGCGGTGAAGCTAGGCTTATACAGAATATTCAAGTTTGGTTGCTGTTTttgagttgagagagagcagagtctctccttccccctctctgaagtctggagactgggagctgccagagactaggCTCACTTGTCTCatgttttgctgttttgaggatatatccttctctgaaaacagctgtctggatttctgtccagaagtgttataAAGCTGTAAATCTAGCATCAtgtaagcatctttggtttctgtgctaattggttctacagaagggatttatgtcCATGGGTGATGCAGattaattggaacaatagagatagctagctgttgagaattatattttgtcataTTTAAgtcttttaattggtaaaagttatgttaattctttgttatattctaattttgttcttaaataaag
This Mustelus asterias chromosome 18, sMusAst1.hap1.1, whole genome shotgun sequence DNA region includes the following protein-coding sequences:
- the l2hgdh gene encoding L-2-hydroxyglutarate dehydrogenase, mitochondrial isoform X4, with amino-acid sequence MALDSPNTGIVDWREVALSYAEDFCEMGGTIKTQFEATDFQITKESPAGSTDGLKYPLTIRNLKGTAIHCSYIVTCGGLYSDRLSQKSGCSSEPCIVPFRGDYLVLKPEKHYLVNGNIYPVPDPRFPFLGVHFTPRMDGSVWLGPNAVLAFKREGYNVYDFDLRDFTDAISYRGVQKLVLKNVAFGVNELYRGLVIAAQVKQLQRYIPELTVNDVTRGPSGVRAQALDKDGNLVDDFVFDGGSGVIGSRVLHVRNAPSPAATSSLAIGEVIADEASKKFEL